The Ruegeria sp. YS9 genome contains a region encoding:
- a CDS encoding dockerin type I domain-containing protein, translated as MLQFESVVATGSTALDSGIGDTALKTLNGNTYLYSVTGPGGGVAVWRLAEGALPQLVDTEYYSGSITFQVGRSATPITLAGTEQIALDINTAVGLVGYDVNADGTIGGLKETGVLNGGGDISAIVQFSLGSSDVLAMAHEDTGNIGTYHVNANGTLSLAGLIAGTADAMQTLRSGSEHFLVSGDAATNSVSTYRIDSGTGTLTEINNDSALGTLGVSTPTAVEAVEAYGKSWVVVAGSGSNSLSVLQLNSDGSLKATDHVLDTLHTRFESVQDLAVIDVNGRVFVVAGGGDDGLSLFTLTPEGQLVHMDSFADTVASGLQNVESISVAHVGDELQILVTSQQDAGLTVLTVPVDDLGVVRKGFGTVNGSASDDILSGGILDTTLLGGAGDDILIAGKGATTMSGGAGADIFVMQSGSGLTTITDFQAGVDRLDMFDYLLLRSPQQLTFTSTANGAQIEYRGEVVQVQSASGGALTSTDIFGAGFAGPDHIPVDFGDLGGQTPGSSDGLVGQITVDSGAANPGLTDAEIRFTPDGGGTVSATADDQGRFDLELPDGTFPGVLDITKHYSTASGKIDALDALQVLRISVGLDPTWGPATAENLIAADVNRDGTVNALDALAILQVAVGQPTAHDPEWVFLDENADLSGITKDNVTYQTGVDIVAVDGVINVDMTSILLGNLEAA; from the coding sequence ATGCTTCAGTTCGAAAGTGTAGTGGCAACGGGGAGCACGGCGCTCGATTCAGGTATCGGCGATACGGCTTTAAAAACGCTTAACGGGAATACGTATCTCTACTCGGTGACCGGCCCGGGTGGCGGCGTCGCGGTCTGGCGGTTGGCCGAAGGTGCCCTGCCGCAGCTGGTTGATACAGAGTATTACAGCGGTTCGATCACCTTCCAGGTGGGGCGCAGTGCCACGCCGATCACGCTGGCGGGAACCGAGCAGATTGCGCTCGATATCAACACTGCCGTGGGCCTGGTCGGGTATGACGTGAACGCGGACGGAACGATCGGCGGCCTGAAGGAAACAGGTGTTCTCAACGGAGGCGGGGATATCTCGGCCATCGTACAGTTTTCACTTGGGTCTTCGGATGTCCTTGCGATGGCGCATGAGGATACCGGCAACATCGGAACCTATCATGTGAACGCGAACGGGACGCTCAGTCTTGCGGGTTTGATTGCCGGCACAGCGGATGCCATGCAGACGTTGCGGTCGGGTTCGGAACATTTTCTGGTCTCAGGTGACGCGGCAACAAACTCTGTCTCGACGTATCGCATCGACTCCGGCACCGGCACGTTAACCGAGATCAACAATGATTCGGCCCTCGGAACCCTTGGTGTTTCTACCCCAACTGCTGTCGAGGCAGTCGAGGCATACGGTAAATCCTGGGTCGTGGTGGCGGGGTCCGGCAGCAACTCTCTCAGTGTTCTTCAATTGAACAGCGACGGAAGTTTGAAGGCGACGGACCATGTGCTTGATACGCTTCATACGCGGTTTGAATCGGTTCAGGATCTGGCGGTCATAGACGTGAACGGGCGGGTCTTCGTGGTTGCAGGCGGGGGCGATGATGGCCTGTCTCTGTTCACTCTGACACCCGAAGGTCAACTGGTTCATATGGACAGTTTCGCGGATACGGTGGCGAGCGGCTTGCAGAATGTCGAATCGATCAGCGTTGCGCATGTGGGTGATGAGTTGCAAATTCTCGTGACGTCACAACAGGATGCCGGACTGACAGTCCTGACTGTCCCGGTTGATGATCTTGGTGTGGTGCGCAAGGGGTTCGGTACCGTGAACGGGAGCGCATCGGACGATATCCTCAGCGGCGGTATTCTGGACACGACCCTTTTAGGAGGCGCCGGAGACGACATTCTCATTGCAGGGAAGGGTGCGACGACGATGTCGGGTGGTGCAGGGGCCGACATTTTCGTGATGCAGTCGGGTAGTGGTCTGACCACAATCACCGATTTTCAGGCGGGCGTGGATCGTCTGGATATGTTCGACTACCTGCTGTTGCGGTCGCCTCAGCAACTCACCTTTACCAGCACGGCAAACGGGGCTCAGATCGAATATCGTGGCGAGGTCGTGCAGGTCCAATCCGCCTCGGGCGGAGCTTTGACAAGCACGGATATCTTTGGCGCAGGCTTCGCCGGACCGGATCATATTCCGGTGGATTTCGGGGACCTGGGCGGGCAGACCCCGGGCAGTTCTGATGGATTGGTCGGGCAGATTACGGTGGACAGTGGGGCGGCTAATCCGGGGCTGACGGATGCGGAAATCCGGTTCACGCCGGACGGCGGGGGTACGGTATCCGCCACCGCAGATGATCAGGGGCGGTTCGATCTGGAATTGCCCGATGGTACCTTTCCCGGAGTGCTGGACATCACCAAACACTATTCCACGGCAAGCGGAAAGATTGACGCGCTGGACGCTTTGCAAGTGTTGCGCATCTCGGTTGGTCTTGATCCGACATGGGGTCCCGCGACCGCGGAAAACCTGATAGCCGCAGACGTCAACAGGGATGGCACCGTAAACGCCCTGGATGCGCTTGCAATTCTGCAAGTCGCCGTCGGGCAGCCCACGGCCCATGACCCTGAATGGGTCTTTCTGGATGAGAACGCGGACCTTTCCGGAATAACCAAGGACAATGTAACCTATCAGACGGGTGTCGATATCGTGGCGGTGGATGGGGTCATCAACGTGGACATGACCTCCATCTTATTGGGAAATCTCGAAGCGGCCTGA